The Macaca fascicularis isolate 582-1 chromosome 12, T2T-MFA8v1.1 genome has a segment encoding these proteins:
- the LOC123568084 gene encoding uncharacterized protein — translation MGCCGCGSCGGCGGCGGGCGGCGGGCGGCGSCTTCRCYRVGCCSSCCPCCRGCCGGCCSTPVICCCRRTCSSCGCGCGKGCCQQKGCCQRKCCCQKQCCC, via the coding sequence ATGGGTTGCTGTGGTTGTGGAAGTTGTGGTGGCTGTGGTGGCTGCGGTGGTGGCTGCGGTGGCTGCGGTGGTGGCTGCGGTGGCTGTGGCAGCTGCACCACCTGCAGGTGCTACCGGGTGGGCTGCTGCTCCAGCTGCTGCCCCTGCTGCCGCGGCTGCTGTGGGGGCTGCTGTAGCACGCCCGTGATCTGCTGCTGCCGCCGCACCTGCAGCTcatgtggctgtggctgtgggaaGGGCTGTTGCCAGCAGAAGGGCTGTTGCCAGCGGAAGTGCTGCTGCCAGAAGCAATGCTGCTGCTAG